From Solibacillus isronensis, the proteins below share one genomic window:
- a CDS encoding Ger(x)C family spore germination protein — protein sequence MNRLITFKKLVLLIVCTLVLVGCSEQKILERISLTTLVGYELEGEDNLSVTTIIRQINPDLESKIELQSATATTSKGARAKMDLKTSKRIGSGQLRVVLYGEELAKSGLNDNIHILKMNSEISNATYLATVEGDLKSLLGYKYENISDIGQHIYQLIQHNIEQQYIISSTLHEVNRGKLSILDNYAMPILKREGENIAISGIAFFNTGKLVGNLPAEDALYILMTQGKTHNGTLELELPITILEKSLSDTSEKLPIVIDSINSKRKIKLVDPAVPEFNLSIQFECRLLEVDSDVSMKGARNIQKLEKEINKQIESEIKRIIEYSHDINTDIFQFGEYYKAQNRNADINNEKWMEMYPDVKVNISVHSKIIRDGVFQ from the coding sequence ATGAATAGGCTAATTACGTTTAAAAAACTAGTTTTGCTAATTGTATGCACTCTCGTATTAGTTGGTTGCTCAGAACAGAAGATTCTTGAACGGATAAGTTTAACGACACTTGTAGGATATGAATTGGAGGGTGAGGATAATTTATCTGTCACAACTATTATCCGACAAATTAATCCGGATTTAGAAAGTAAAATTGAATTGCAATCAGCAACAGCGACAACAAGTAAGGGAGCCCGTGCAAAGATGGATTTAAAAACATCGAAGAGAATTGGCTCAGGGCAATTACGGGTTGTACTATACGGTGAGGAGCTCGCAAAATCAGGTTTAAATGATAATATTCATATTTTAAAAATGAATTCCGAAATCAGCAACGCAACATATTTGGCTACTGTAGAAGGAGATTTAAAGTCATTGTTAGGGTATAAATATGAAAATATATCGGATATTGGACAACATATTTATCAATTAATCCAACATAACATTGAACAGCAGTATATTATTTCATCGACCCTTCATGAAGTCAATAGAGGTAAACTCTCGATTTTAGATAATTATGCGATGCCAATATTAAAAAGAGAAGGAGAAAATATTGCAATTTCTGGTATAGCTTTTTTCAACACAGGAAAATTAGTCGGAAACCTTCCTGCGGAGGATGCCCTATATATATTAATGACTCAAGGAAAGACCCATAACGGCACACTTGAATTGGAACTACCGATAACAATATTGGAAAAATCCCTCTCCGATACTTCGGAAAAACTGCCAATTGTCATCGACTCCATTAATTCAAAGCGGAAAATTAAGTTAGTGGATCCAGCAGTACCTGAATTCAATTTATCGATTCAATTTGAATGCAGGTTATTGGAGGTTGATTCTGATGTAAGTATGAAGGGTGCGCGTAATATTCAAAAACTTGAAAAAGAAATTAACAAACAAATCGAAAGCGAAATTAAACGAATTATAGAGTATAGTCATGACATCAATACTGATATCTTCCAGTTTGGCGAGTATTATAAAGCACAGAATCGAAATGCGGATATTAATAATGAGAAATGGATGGAAATGTATCCGGATGTTAAAGTGAATATCTCCGTACATTCCAAAATTATTCGTGACGGCGTTTTTCAATAA
- the argF gene encoding ornithine carbamoyltransferase — MKLLEEVQLKPVESLQGKDLLTLLDYTSEEVKQLLELATQLKTITKAGKCPRLLEGKTLGMIFEKSSTRTRVSFEVGMQQLGGYGMYMNARDMQIGRGEPISDTGRVLSGYLDGIMIRANSHTMVEELADNASIPVINGLTDLDHPCQALADLETIAENKGDLKGLKIAYVGDGNNVAHALIVAAAHVGMHVAVATPPGYECDTRIIEKAQVIASRNGSTIVVTNDPVAAVTNADAVYADVWTSMGQEEETQKRLKDFAKYQINDELVAHAKPDYMFLHCLPAHREEEVATSVIDGPNSYIFEQAENRLHAQKAVLVSLLA, encoded by the coding sequence ATGAAGTTATTAGAAGAGGTGCAATTAAAGCCCGTTGAAAGTTTACAAGGAAAAGACTTATTAACACTGCTTGACTATACGAGTGAAGAAGTGAAGCAACTGCTTGAACTTGCGACACAGTTGAAAACAATAACAAAAGCAGGTAAATGTCCACGATTATTGGAAGGTAAGACACTTGGCATGATCTTTGAAAAAAGTTCAACGCGTACACGTGTATCATTTGAAGTAGGCATGCAGCAGCTTGGCGGATATGGAATGTATATGAATGCTCGCGATATGCAAATTGGCCGTGGTGAACCAATATCTGATACAGGAAGAGTATTGTCAGGTTATTTAGACGGAATTATGATTCGTGCCAACTCCCATACGATGGTGGAAGAATTGGCTGATAACGCATCGATTCCGGTCATTAATGGTTTAACGGATCTTGATCATCCATGTCAGGCATTAGCTGATCTTGAAACAATTGCCGAAAATAAAGGGGATTTGAAAGGATTAAAAATCGCTTATGTAGGTGATGGCAATAATGTAGCACATGCGCTTATTGTTGCTGCAGCACATGTTGGTATGCATGTAGCAGTTGCAACACCACCAGGATATGAATGCGATACGCGTATTATTGAAAAAGCACAAGTGATTGCTTCTCGAAACGGCAGTACCATTGTTGTAACGAATGACCCTGTGGCAGCTGTTACAAATGCAGATGCTGTTTATGCAGATGTATGGACATCTATGGGGCAGGAAGAAGAAACGCAAAAGCGACTAAAGGATTTTGCGAAATACCAGATTAATGATGAATTGGTTGCCCATGCAAAGCCGGATTATATGTTCCTTCATTGTTTACCGGCACATCGAGAGGAAGAAGTTGCGACGTCAGTTATTGACGGCCCAAATTCTTATATATTTGAGCAAGCAGAAAATCGTCTGCATGCACAAAAAGCAGTTTTAGTATCTTTATTGGCGTAA
- the qoxC gene encoding cytochrome aa3 quinol oxidase subunit III, protein MGKVNNNVPLEYSTEENNLKIFGFWTFLGAEIMLFGTLFASYFVLSGRTGDGPTAAEIFEIGPVLAETFILLTSSFTIGLAIHAMRLGSKKATLSFMGITLLLGAAFISVEIYEFVHYVHVGAGITTSAFTSALLTTLGTHGLHVTFGLFWGIFIMIQIAKRGLNSVTAGKTFVFSLYWHFLDVVWIFIFSFIYLKGMM, encoded by the coding sequence ATGGGTAAAGTTAATAACAATGTTCCATTGGAATATTCAACAGAGGAAAATAACCTGAAAATCTTCGGGTTCTGGACTTTCCTAGGTGCGGAAATTATGTTATTCGGTACATTATTCGCATCATACTTTGTCCTTTCGGGTCGTACAGGTGACGGTCCAACTGCTGCTGAGATTTTCGAAATCGGTCCAGTATTGGCAGAAACATTTATTCTTTTAACATCAAGTTTTACAATCGGTTTAGCTATTCATGCTATGCGTCTTGGCAGTAAAAAAGCGACATTGTCATTTATGGGTATTACGTTATTACTTGGTGCAGCGTTCATTTCTGTAGAAATTTACGAATTTGTACACTATGTACATGTTGGTGCAGGTATTACGACTAGTGCCTTCACATCTGCTTTATTAACAACGTTAGGAACACACGGTCTTCACGTAACGTTTGGTTTATTCTGGGGAATCTTCATTATGATCCAAATTGCCAAACGCGGACTTAACTCAGTAACAGCAGGGAAAACATTTGTATTCTCACTATACTGGCACTTCCTGGATGTTGTTTGGATCTTCATCTTCAGTTTCATTTACTTGAAAGGAATGATGTAA
- a CDS encoding GerAB/ArcD/ProY family transporter: protein MNKLQINPTQTFNAPLLFYIICSTQIGVGVHGFQSVIYQEAKQDAWISIIISFVAAHLVVFVIFKTMNLYEQNDLYGVNLDLFGKYLGNFINIIYIVYCGLAFFAVIKNYTDVINIWVFPSLSPSFITITLLITVIYAFTGGLRVIIGVCFFSFFLSLWILIILLFPLDYTNINYLLPVLDNDFISILKGAYLMTFTMVGFEIINTMYPYVKEKNKAQKYVHMGLLFTLAIYLFVMFITLTFFSEGQLEKTIWATLSLFSIVRLPFLERIELITVCFWMLIILPNLCFYVWSAYRGIRRIIKITDKKFILIFSLLIYIGSLLVKTRAEINTFNNYLGNVAFYIVFVYPFFLYFIAFLKKRIFKREAIRE from the coding sequence ATGAACAAGCTGCAAATTAACCCCACTCAAACTTTCAATGCGCCTCTTCTCTTTTACATCATCTGTTCTACTCAAATTGGTGTAGGAGTCCATGGGTTTCAAAGCGTAATCTATCAAGAAGCAAAACAGGATGCCTGGATTTCTATAATTATTAGTTTTGTTGCAGCACATCTTGTCGTCTTTGTAATCTTTAAAACTATGAACTTGTATGAACAAAACGATCTTTATGGAGTTAATTTAGATTTATTTGGTAAATATTTAGGTAACTTTATTAATATAATTTATATTGTTTATTGCGGCTTAGCATTTTTTGCTGTTATTAAGAATTATACTGATGTTATTAATATATGGGTATTTCCAAGTTTAAGTCCTTCGTTTATTACAATTACATTGCTTATTACTGTGATTTACGCTTTTACAGGTGGTCTAAGGGTAATAATAGGAGTTTGTTTTTTCAGCTTTTTCTTAAGCCTCTGGATTTTAATTATATTATTATTTCCGCTTGACTATACGAATATTAATTACTTGCTGCCTGTGTTGGATAATGATTTTATAAGTATATTAAAAGGCGCGTACTTGATGACGTTTACCATGGTAGGTTTTGAAATAATTAATACTATGTATCCTTACGTCAAGGAAAAGAATAAAGCGCAAAAATATGTACACATGGGATTACTGTTCACATTGGCTATTTATTTGTTTGTAATGTTCATAACATTAACTTTTTTTAGTGAGGGGCAGCTTGAGAAAACGATTTGGGCAACATTATCATTATTCAGCATTGTTCGTTTGCCTTTTCTGGAACGGATTGAACTTATAACGGTCTGTTTCTGGATGCTTATTATTTTGCCGAACCTTTGTTTTTATGTATGGTCTGCTTATCGGGGGATTAGACGAATAATTAAAATAACCGACAAGAAATTTATTTTAATTTTCTCCCTTTTGATATATATAGGATCCTTGCTTGTGAAGACACGGGCTGAGATTAATACTTTCAATAATTATTTGGGGAATGTTGCATTTTATATAGTATTTGTTTATCCTTTCTTTTTATATTTCATTGCTTTCCTAAAGAAAAGAATCTTTAAACGAGAGGCGATAAGAGAATGA
- the qoxB gene encoding cytochrome aa3 quinol oxidase subunit I: MSEFFAQFAVPHPSTLIYIAMASIVLGSIALVAIVTYFKLWGYLWREWITTVDHKKIGIMYLITALVMLFRGGVDAVMMRLQLAIPENGFLDAQHYNEVFTTHGVVMILFMAMPFITFFFNFLVPLQIGARDVAFPRLNNLAFWLFFMGMGLFNISFIVGGSPDSGWTSYFPLADNEFSTSVGTNYYMLALQIAGLGTLMTGINFITTIMKMRAPGMTLFKMPMFTWSALIANLIIVFAFPVLTVALAMGTMDRLWDTKFFAIGDGGMDMLWANLFWVWGHPEVYILILPAFGIFSEVISTFARRNLYGYTSMVWSMILISVFSFAVWTHHFFTMGQGAFTNSIFSITTMAIAIPTGVKIFNWLFTLYKGKIVITTPMLYALHFIPLFTLGGVTGVMLAMSAADYQYHNTMFLVAHFHNVIIPGVVYAMLAGLTFYWPKMFGFMLNERLGKATVWVMSIGFVLSFIPMYITGLDGQARRMYTYSDAAGFSTLNMVSFVGAGIMSVSFLMLVWNIWYSFKNSPRDIGSDPWDARGLEWATHTPIPHYNFAITPDVTDSNSEAFWDYKKNGTKLFKGEIQDIHMPNNSGQTFILSIFFFIGGFALVFSMFTLAIISLIGILACMGYRSLEDDHGYHIHKEEVELIEKKYEKEGGAK, from the coding sequence ATGTCGGAATTCTTTGCACAGTTTGCAGTTCCACACCCAAGCACATTAATTTATATCGCAATGGCTTCTATAGTTTTAGGGTCAATCGCGTTAGTAGCGATCGTTACTTATTTTAAATTGTGGGGCTACTTATGGCGTGAATGGATTACAACTGTTGACCATAAAAAAATCGGTATCATGTATTTAATCACTGCTTTAGTTATGCTTTTCCGCGGCGGTGTCGATGCCGTAATGATGCGTTTACAGCTAGCTATTCCAGAAAACGGTTTCTTAGACGCTCAGCACTATAACGAAGTATTTACAACTCACGGAGTAGTCATGATTTTATTCATGGCAATGCCATTCATTACATTCTTCTTTAACTTTTTAGTACCTTTACAAATCGGGGCACGTGACGTTGCGTTCCCACGTTTGAACAACTTGGCATTCTGGTTATTCTTCATGGGTATGGGATTATTCAATATCTCATTCATCGTTGGGGGATCTCCTGATTCTGGATGGACTTCATATTTCCCATTAGCGGATAATGAATTCAGTACATCAGTTGGTACAAACTATTACATGCTGGCACTTCAAATTGCGGGTCTTGGTACATTAATGACAGGTATTAACTTCATTACGACTATCATGAAAATGCGTGCTCCAGGCATGACATTATTTAAAATGCCAATGTTCACTTGGTCAGCACTTATTGCAAACTTAATTATCGTATTCGCGTTCCCAGTATTAACAGTAGCATTAGCTATGGGTACAATGGACCGTCTATGGGATACTAAATTCTTTGCTATCGGTGACGGTGGTATGGACATGCTTTGGGCCAACCTGTTCTGGGTTTGGGGTCACCCTGAAGTATATATCTTAATCTTACCGGCATTCGGTATTTTCTCTGAAGTTATTTCGACATTCGCACGTCGTAACTTATATGGTTACACATCAATGGTTTGGTCAATGATCTTAATTTCAGTATTCTCGTTCGCTGTATGGACTCACCACTTCTTTACAATGGGTCAAGGTGCATTCACGAACTCGATCTTCTCGATCACAACAATGGCAATTGCGATCCCAACAGGGGTTAAAATTTTCAACTGGTTATTCACACTTTATAAAGGGAAAATTGTTATTACAACACCAATGTTGTATGCATTGCACTTCATTCCTTTATTCACACTTGGTGGTGTTACAGGGGTTATGCTTGCGATGTCAGCAGCTGACTACCAATACCACAACACAATGTTCTTAGTAGCCCACTTCCATAACGTAATCATCCCTGGTGTTGTTTACGCGATGTTAGCTGGTTTAACGTTCTACTGGCCAAAAATGTTCGGTTTCATGTTAAATGAGCGTCTTGGTAAAGCAACTGTTTGGGTAATGTCTATAGGTTTCGTACTATCATTCATTCCAATGTATATCACTGGTTTAGATGGTCAAGCACGTCGTATGTACACATACTCTGATGCTGCAGGTTTCAGTACTTTAAACATGGTATCGTTCGTCGGTGCCGGAATCATGTCTGTTTCATTCTTAATGCTAGTATGGAACATTTGGTACAGTTTCAAAAACTCTCCACGCGACATCGGTTCAGATCCATGGGATGCACGTGGTCTTGAGTGGGCGACACATACACCAATCCCACACTATAACTTTGCAATCACTCCAGACGTAACTGATTCAAATTCAGAAGCATTCTGGGATTATAAGAAAAACGGCACGAAGTTATTCAAAGGTGAAATTCAAGATATTCACATGCCAAATAACTCAGGTCAAACATTTATTTTATCAATATTCTTCTTCATCGGTGGTTTCGCTTTAGTATTCAGCATGTTCACTTTAGCAATCATCAGCTTAATCGGTATTTTAGCTTGCATGGGTTACCGTTCTCTAGAAGACGACCATGGCTACCATATCCATAAAGAAGAAGTAGAATTAATCGAAAAAAAATATGAAAAAGAAGGAGGTGCGAAATAA
- a CDS encoding CoxG family protein yields MPNAIHTVELPLSNDVIWNFLKDYNNWAPLIPGYIEHEALHDTQFTWTLLANLGFTKKKIILQVDITDSIEPTDIKFNIKGLSDNFDGNGYFNIADGNNECSQVTGSLDLSAGGFMGMMINPVLESFVPKATTDLTNSIETKLTALHDVK; encoded by the coding sequence ATGCCGAACGCTATCCATACAGTGGAATTACCATTATCAAACGATGTAATATGGAATTTTCTAAAGGATTACAATAATTGGGCCCCATTAATCCCAGGTTATATTGAGCACGAAGCACTACATGATACACAGTTCACTTGGACTTTACTGGCAAATTTAGGGTTCACGAAAAAAAAGATTATACTTCAAGTCGATATTACGGATTCTATTGAGCCAACTGATATAAAGTTTAACATTAAAGGATTATCAGACAACTTTGACGGTAACGGCTATTTTAATATTGCGGACGGCAATAACGAGTGCTCTCAAGTTACAGGAAGCCTCGATTTGTCTGCCGGCGGTTTTATGGGGATGATGATCAACCCTGTATTGGAAAGTTTCGTACCTAAAGCGACAACCGATTTGACGAACTCAATTGAAACAAAGCTTACTGCCCTGCATGATGTAAAATAA
- a CDS encoding TrmH family RNA methyltransferase has protein sequence MKRIESTQNTLVKHWKKLVTQRKEREKTGEYIVEGFHLVEEALKHKDQIVQIIVREGVDLPLLWAIDEVVLVDVNDAVSKEIAETENSQGVFAHCKQRQISEDEQLNWRKVLLVDAVQDPGNIGTMIRTADAAGIDAVILGKGSVDAFNPKSLRSAQGSHFHIPVVRGDLLEWVENLQADNVRVYGTSLDESISYKKVEPSDSFALIVGNEGSGINPQILAKTDQNIIIPIFGGAESLNVAVATGILLYAFVK, from the coding sequence ATGAAAAGAATCGAATCGACACAAAATACGCTAGTGAAGCATTGGAAAAAGCTTGTGACACAACGAAAAGAACGTGAAAAAACAGGGGAATATATAGTAGAAGGTTTTCATTTAGTGGAAGAAGCGTTAAAACATAAAGATCAAATCGTGCAAATCATTGTGCGTGAGGGTGTTGATCTACCTTTATTATGGGCAATTGATGAAGTGGTATTAGTAGACGTAAATGATGCAGTCTCAAAAGAAATTGCGGAAACTGAAAATTCCCAAGGGGTATTTGCCCATTGTAAGCAACGCCAAATCTCCGAAGATGAACAATTAAATTGGCGCAAAGTACTTTTAGTCGATGCGGTTCAAGATCCGGGAAATATCGGCACAATGATCCGAACTGCAGATGCAGCTGGAATTGATGCAGTTATATTAGGGAAAGGTAGTGTCGATGCATTTAATCCGAAATCTTTGCGTTCTGCACAAGGTTCTCATTTCCATATTCCAGTCGTACGTGGCGACTTGTTGGAATGGGTGGAAAACCTGCAGGCTGATAATGTTCGTGTATATGGAACTTCATTGGACGAATCTATTTCTTACAAAAAAGTGGAACCAAGTGATTCATTTGCATTAATTGTGGGTAATGAAGGGAGTGGCATTAATCCTCAAATTTTGGCAAAAACAGACCAGAACATCATCATTCCTATATTTGGCGGGGCAGAATCATTGAACGTTGCGGTGGCAACAGGAATTTTACTGTATGCATTTGTAAAATAA
- the qoxA gene encoding cytochrome aa3 quinol oxidase subunit II, with translation MKVNMKGTLLSFMGLGAILLAGCNDKLAVLDPKGPQAQRQADDTMLLIYLMSGIVLTVLAILVFMLFKYRASKQSPDYEPPHIHGHWLVETIMIGIPVIIVIFLSFVSVKSNYIVENVPQEYEDQEPLVIYASSSNWKWHFSYPEQGIETVNYLYIPAGRSVEFKLYSYGPITSFWIPQLGGQKYAMADMVTTLHLAADNPGEFWGRNANFSGRGTAENIFDVTALTQTEFDEWVTEVHETAAPLTEEKFDELLEPGHLGKQTYTGTHLEFSPAPEHNHESSDEEKEDEEDHSSH, from the coding sequence ATGAAAGTAAATATGAAGGGAACATTACTCTCTTTCATGGGACTAGGTGCTATTCTATTAGCAGGCTGTAACGATAAGTTAGCAGTACTTGATCCTAAAGGTCCTCAAGCTCAAAGACAAGCCGATGACACAATGTTATTAATTTACTTAATGTCAGGGATTGTTTTAACAGTATTAGCAATTTTGGTGTTTATGTTATTTAAATACCGTGCATCAAAACAAAGTCCAGATTACGAGCCACCGCATATTCATGGTCACTGGCTTGTAGAAACAATTATGATTGGTATTCCTGTAATCATCGTTATTTTCTTATCATTTGTTTCTGTTAAGAGTAACTACATTGTTGAGAATGTTCCTCAAGAATATGAAGATCAGGAACCTTTAGTTATTTATGCTTCTTCATCTAACTGGAAATGGCACTTCAGCTATCCGGAACAAGGTATTGAAACAGTAAACTACCTATACATTCCTGCTGGACGCTCGGTTGAATTTAAACTTTATTCTTATGGTCCAATTACAAGTTTCTGGATTCCACAACTTGGTGGTCAGAAATACGCAATGGCAGACATGGTAACAACATTACACTTAGCTGCTGACAACCCAGGCGAATTCTGGGGACGTAACGCGAACTTCTCAGGTCGTGGTACAGCAGAAAACATTTTTGATGTAACAGCATTAACTCAAACTGAATTCGACGAATGGGTAACAGAAGTTCATGAAACGGCTGCTCCATTAACAGAAGAGAAGTTTGACGAATTATTAGAGCCAGGTCACCTTGGTAAACAAACTTATACTGGTACACATCTAGAGTTCTCACCAGCTCCGGAACACAACCATGAATCTTCAGACGAAGAAAAAGAGGATGAAGAGGACCATTCTTCACACTAA
- the qoxD gene encoding cytochrome aa3 quinol oxidase subunit IV yields the protein MAKFFPMGQIMGFVFSLILTVIAMLVYFTDMSFTTGMVILLVTAFIQAGLQFIVFMHAGETNDKWAIYSNIVYGIGLVVLTVLGSLLILLWDM from the coding sequence ATGGCTAAGTTCTTCCCAATGGGCCAAATTATGGGCTTCGTATTTTCACTGATTTTAACAGTGATTGCAATGCTTGTTTACTTCACAGATATGTCATTCACAACTGGAATGGTTATCCTTTTAGTGACAGCATTCATTCAAGCAGGTTTACAGTTTATTGTCTTCATGCACGCTGGTGAAACAAATGACAAGTGGGCTATCTACTCGAACATCGTATACGGAATCGGTTTAGTAGTATTGACTGTTTTAGGTTCTTTATTAATCCTTCTTTGGGATATGTAA
- the sspI gene encoding small acid-soluble spore protein SspI has translation MDFQIRQAITANVMGSDAAEFQDIVNDAIARGEEHLLPGLGVFLEKWWNGASESERNDFSQKLAKQFVS, from the coding sequence ATGGATTTTCAAATTCGACAAGCAATTACTGCCAATGTAATGGGCTCAGATGCCGCTGAATTTCAGGATATCGTCAATGATGCAATTGCACGGGGGGAAGAACATTTACTTCCAGGCCTTGGTGTATTCTTGGAAAAATGGTGGAACGGTGCAAGCGAAAGTGAGCGAAACGATTTTTCACAAAAATTAGCAAAACAATTTGTCAGCTAA
- the pheS gene encoding phenylalanine--tRNA ligase subunit alpha, producing the protein MEQQLKQLEQEALAKIADAADLKALNDVRVAYLGKKGPITDLLKGMGKLSAEERPKMGALVNTVRENVTAELEKKVAVLEEAAILAQLENESIDVTLPGAKVRAGNRHLLTRVIEEIEDLFLGMGYEIVEGPEVEKDYYNFEAMNLPKGHPARDMQDSFYISEETLLRTHTSPVQARTMEAKKGEPIRVICPGKVFRRDTDDATHSHQFMQIEGLVIGENIRMSDLKGTLDALAKKMFGAEREIRLRPSFFPFTEPSVEVDVSCHKCSGKGCNVCKQTGWIEILGAGMVHPNVLEMAGYDSTKLSGFAFGIGAERIAMLKYGVDDIRHFYTNDTRFLSQFHQAEV; encoded by the coding sequence ATGGAACAACAATTAAAGCAATTGGAACAAGAAGCATTAGCTAAAATTGCCGATGCAGCTGACTTAAAAGCATTAAATGACGTTCGTGTTGCGTACTTAGGTAAAAAAGGACCGATTACGGATTTATTAAAAGGAATGGGGAAACTTTCTGCAGAAGAACGTCCGAAAATGGGTGCCCTAGTTAACACTGTACGTGAAAATGTAACAGCTGAACTTGAGAAAAAGGTTGCTGTTTTAGAAGAAGCTGCAATTTTAGCGCAGCTTGAAAACGAGTCAATCGATGTGACGTTACCAGGTGCAAAAGTACGTGCAGGAAACCGTCACCTGTTAACACGTGTAATCGAAGAAATCGAAGACCTATTTTTAGGAATGGGCTACGAAATTGTAGAAGGACCAGAAGTAGAAAAAGACTACTATAACTTTGAAGCAATGAACTTGCCTAAAGGTCACCCGGCTCGTGATATGCAAGATTCATTCTATATTTCAGAAGAAACATTATTACGTACACATACTTCACCAGTTCAGGCCCGTACAATGGAAGCTAAAAAAGGCGAACCAATTCGAGTAATTTGCCCAGGTAAAGTATTCCGTCGTGACACAGATGATGCGACACACTCTCATCAATTCATGCAAATTGAAGGCCTTGTAATCGGGGAAAATATCCGCATGTCTGACCTAAAAGGAACTCTTGATGCATTGGCCAAGAAAATGTTTGGAGCAGAACGCGAAATCCGCCTGCGACCATCATTCTTCCCATTCACAGAGCCTTCTGTAGAAGTTGACGTATCTTGTCATAAATGTTCAGGTAAAGGCTGTAATGTATGTAAGCAAACTGGCTGGATTGAAATTTTAGGTGCTGGTATGGTACACCCGAACGTACTTGAAATGGCTGGCTACGATTCAACTAAGCTTTCAGGTTTCGCTTTCGGTATCGGTGCAGAACGTATCGCAATGTTAAAATACGGTGTGGATGATATTCGTCATTTCTATACAAATGACACACGCTTCTTATCACAATTCCACCAGGCAGAAGTGTAA